The sequence ATGTGGCAGTTTTTCCAGCTAGGAGAACAGGAAGGTGGCAGCCTAGGGCGGGATGGGTCTCTTCCTGGGGGTGGAGTGGCTGAACGTGGGGCACAGGCTGAGTTTCTCCCCTCTGCTGCTTGAGGAGAAAGGCAAACCCTAGGCCTGCGGAGTGGGACACCTCATGCTGGCAGGGAGCAGCCTGGTGGGCTGAGAGGGGCTGGGAGAATCTGCCAAGGGTTGGGTTCTTCCTGCTGGCTCTGCTGGGCAAGGGGGGTAGGATGCCTCTCATCCATGGTCATTGGGCACTGAGACGGAGAGAATACAGGCGTGAGTGCCAGGGTCCCAGGCCAGCTCTGGTCCCAGGGCAAACTGACTGACCTCTGTGAGCCTCCCCCGAATCACCTTCATCCCTCGATGGTCGGTGGGTGCTGGGGGCCTGCTCTCCAGTGGCTTCCGCTGCAGTCAGCTCTGGCTTCCCCGTGGTGTGACTGCACCAGCCCTGGGCAGACCCTGAGGGCCCCTGGATCCCAGATGGAGAGGCAGGAGGCCCAGGGCTAGTGTGTAGCCCCTCCTCAGGGGTTCTGTAGTATGCACAAATCCTGGGGCATAAAGACCATGGTCCCTGGAGAGAGGGGCATCCCGGTCACTGTCATGGGGGAACCCTGCAGAGACCTGCAGGACGGGGCAGCAGGCCAGTGAGTGTGGGGACCCAGAGATGAGGTCGGAGTGTGCCGAGACAGCCTGGGTACGAAGGAACAGGAGGGTCAGCCTGATGCAagcccacctcccaggttcaggcccaGATACCCGGGACCAGCCTGTGCCTGCAACACCGCAGTGGTAGTCCCAGAAGAGGACAGGCCCACGTGTGCTCTACAGCCCAGGAAGCACTCAGCGATGTCACTCACCCATCCAAGGGCACCCTGCTGGGAGGGGTGCGTCTGGGATTAAAACCCACCTGCCTTGCCTCCTCTTTCTTTGCAGTCatgggccacagtgcccagctgcaTGGTGGTGATTAGGAATGTTATAGATCACAAGCTTCAGGTCAAATCCCAGGTTCgctacttgctagctgtgtgcccttggccaagtcacttaacttctctgagactcattttctcattcataaaatgggaataatagtacgGCTTATCTTATAGGATTACTATTAGAATTAAATGAGAGGATGCTAATGAAACATTTGTCTGAGAGCCTAGCAAGTCATAAGGACCAAATAAATGTTTCTGTGAGCTCACCACCACACTTAGCACCTTAGGTATGTGGTTGTATGTAATTCTCACAATGGCTCTATCATTGCTGCTGCTGTTCTCTCTTTTATAAGGAAACCACCTTCCCCAGGCCGCTCTCCTAGCAGGTGGTCAAGCTGGGCTTGAACAGGACAGTCTTCCTGCAGTCTCTGTGCTCCCAACCAGTGACACCTTGCTCCAAGAGCTGCAGCAGCCTGAGAGGGACCTGTCCAGGGGCCTGTTAGAGTCTGGGCCCCAGGACAGAGAGGTTTGAAGGATGCGGGGGCCTGGTGCTGCTCCCCCCACCCTCTATGGCCTCCTCAACTCACAGAGCATTCGTCCCTGACCGTTGTCCTGCAGAAGCTGCCAGCCTGTGCCTCCTTCTCAGTGGGCAGATCTTGGGAGCCCCTGTGTGACCAGCCAGGAAGGGCCAGGCTGGGCAAACTCTCCTCCTCAGAGCGGTAGTAAGGGAAGAACCCACTGAGCAGTTCTGAGTCCTCCTGGAGCCATGTCTCGGGCTGCaggaccaacccctcctcttccaggAGGCACCCATAGGTGCAGAAGAAAGGCAGGTACTCCAAGGCCACCTGGGCTCTATGTGAAAGGTGGAGGGAGCTTAGGGGCTTCTTGTCCCTTGAACTGGTGGCCTGCTGTTGGGAGGACAGGGGCCCTGGGTCATCCTCCTCCAGGAGGCTAGGAGAGGTTGGAGCACCGGATTCAGCGTCACAGTTCTTCTGACACATCTGAGAAGAGAAGGACGTTCCATCTGTTACTGCACCCTGAATTCCTAACCACACCAGCTCTGTCCCCAGTCCCTGCCTACATTGGAGGCCAGAGGGGTCTTACAAAGGCCAAACCTGACCGTGGCTCTCCTCTGTGAAAACCCAGCAGTGGGCCACAACCATGGTTAGATTGCTCAAGCACACAGGCCTTCTTGCCATTCCTAAGTCATACCAAACTTGGCCTTCCCTTAGAGCCTGTGCCAAGATCTGCTCCTGGACTCTCAGCTCAGAAGAGccttcccagccccagcctccctgcaGGGTGACTCCAGATCATTTCATCACTGGAATGCTCTTCCTGGGCTGTGTGGTCGGCCTTCTCCACGTGTGGGGTGGTCTTATCTGTCTGGTGCCTCATGTTCATAACAGACACTCAATTGACACTTTTTCAACTAGTCTGCTGGCTCTCAATCCAACTCATAGTCCCTTCACTCTGTCTAGTCCAGCCACACAGGCCTTCTCTTGGTCTATCTAACTCCCCAAGCATCCTCCCGCCATGGGGGCTCTGCATGGGCTAATGCTTCTGCCCAGagtctcttccctctcctttctcctggGTGGTGACTTCCTCAGTGCTTGGCTAAGGTCACTTCCCTTATGTCCCTGGCTTAGTGGCATCACCTTCTTCATGACTGCTGCCGCCGCCCTCATACCCCTCGTTCAGAGCACCCATTCCTCTGCTGTGGAATATTTGACTGTGTGGTTTCTTGATTAATATCTCTCATCCTGTAAGTTACAAATTCCACCAAGGCAAGGCCCATCTGTCCAGATCACTTCTGTGTCCCGAAGGCCTAGAAAAACCCTGGCATATGGTAGATACCAAGTattggaagaaaggaaagaagggtgggagggaaggaaagaggtagACAAAAAGAGAGCACCTTGGCCAGGGACGAAGTCTTTATCAGACTCCATGGTGATAGGAGGGAGAAGTCGCATCTTGGGGAGAGGGTGGAGAAGCAGAATGAGGAATTACTTCCCAGGCCCAGAGGGGACACATGGCCCAGAGTACCAGATAGTGAAAAGCCAGCTCATTCCCACATTGACTATGCCAGACCTGGAGCCCATCAGGAACATGGCAAGGGGTCCATTTGATCCTGAGCAAGTACCCAGGCTGTTCCATTTGTGGACTCCGGTCCCATGGAAGAACCTACGGTGGCTTAGCCCCCAGCCTTCCTGACTCCCACCCTGGCCTTTCTGATTCCCACCctagcccttgggccttgagtcCCTGCCCCTGACACATGCTCTTGTGGTCCATACTCTCCCCCAACTCCCTGCAGGCAGCCTGACCACTGAGGTCCCTGTCCTAAGCCGGACCCCTTGGTAAGTGCCTACTGGCCCATAGACTGCCAGCTTCTGGTGAGCAGGAACCAGGCCCCCTCCTCCAAGTCCGAGAGACCCAGCTCGGAGCCATCTTCGCTGAGTTTCTACCATTCCCAAACACTCCACAGAGCTCTGTGGTCCCCTCTCTCAGGTAATCCTTAGGAAGCCCACCAGGATAGACTTGCCTTTCCAACCTCACTGTGCCAAGGAGACGGGATAGGCTAAATGGCAGAACCCAGGTCTGACCCACTCTGAAGCTGTGAATTATATGTTGTTGTGTGTCCCCCATAGGACACGTTCAAGTCTTAAGCCCTGGCACTTGtggatgtgaccttatttggaaatgggatctttgcagatgcaatcaagttaagatgaggtcacactggGTCGgggggccctaaatccaatgacttgTCCCTATGAGGGAAATTTGGATGCAGACACACAGGAAGAATGTCATGTGACGATGGAGGAAGCTATTGGAATGATGCTGCCGCAAACCAAGGCACATCAAGAATTGCAtcaccgccgggcgcggtggctcacgcttgtaatcccagcactttgggaggccgaggcgggcggatcatgaggtcaggagatcgagaccatggtgaaaccccgtctctactaaaaaatagaaaaaattagccgggcgtggtggcgggcgcctgtagtcccagctactcggagaggctgaggcaggagaatggcgtgaacccgggagggggagcttgcagtgagccgagattgcgccactgcactccagcctgggcgacagagcgagactccgtctcaaaaaaaaaaaaaaaaaaaaaaaagaattgcgtCATCACGGGAAGCTAGGAGGGAGGCATGAAGGAACAGATTCCCTGCTGAGCCCCCAAGAAGAAAAcaactctgccaacaccttgattttgaaattctgggcttcagaactgtgagagaataaatgtgtgttgttttaagctaccaagtttgtgttaatttgttcTGGCAGCCCTAGGACACTAACTCGTGTAGGTTTGCTGGATGGCTCATTTGTGGGGATAAAGGGATTTGGCACAGGCTTGAGGGCTCTCCCAGCACCACCCTGTGAGCAGCTTGGGGAGAGAGGCCCATTGCCATGGCTGAGGTTCACTCTGTGTGTGTAGGGGGGCTCACTTAAGGCCCTACCCTTCTTGCCATCCAGTGGGCACTGGACAGCACAGACTCCCTGTGGTGGACCAGCGGCCCTCCCACAGCGCATTCTTTCCTGCCAGGGCCCCGGCTCCACTTCAACAGTGAGTCCTGGATTGAAGGAGGCCAGGTGATCTCGGAGCTCCCCTGGGAGGCCTCAGCAAGACAGCAGGTGCACAATGCCACTCACAGTCTCTAGTGAGCGCCACTTCCGGCATCCTGTTTTGGGGTCAGCAGTAGCACCGCATCGTGACATGATGAAGCCTAATTGTCAAACTCTGGCTGAAAAGCCAAAGCCTCCTTCAGCAGGCCTCTTCCTCCCAGCCTCCTCTTTACACTGGCAAATCCCCCTCTGCCTGCTGAGAGAAGATTCCATCATGAAGTCATAAGGCCTGGTGCCAGGCAAGAAAGCCAGATGGCTCTGTTACCATGGAGACTCCACCCAAGCACCCAACACGTGTGATCATCACCTGTCTCTTAATTCAGCTTAATCCACATCTCCCCAGGAGACTCAGGGGAAACAAAGAGAACGCAAACATCTTCTGGAATCTGATGAGTTCTTCATGACTGGGGGCCAGTGAGCTCACCTGGGACTTCTGCTCAGAGACTGTGAGAGTGACTCAGCACCTCCAGTGGATGGTCAGGAAGGGCCCCAAGGATCTGTTTCCCCAAGTCCAGGGAACTGGAGTGAGCTGCATGGGCCGCTGCTCTCTGGGGTGCCTCAGTCAACTCAGGGTGGGGCTGAGACACCAGTCTCTGCCCTTTTGTCACTCGCTTTCAGCTGCCTCTCATCTGTGGCTCCTCCCCAGTCACTTGCTGGCAGGACACAAGACAAGTGGAGCAGTCATGGGAGGGCTGATGATGTAGGACATCTGCTTTCTCCCACAGAGCCAACGTCCCCAGCTCCTTTCCCAGGCCTGGTTCTCCTAAGTGTTAACTACTGTCCAGGGCAGTTCCCATGTGGTGTGTCATGTGGTCCTCCCCACAAACCTTCAAGTCAGAAAGTGCACCACTGTCATGCCATTTTGCAGATTGGAGAATTGAGCCACAGTGCTGGGACAGGAAGTTGAACCAGCCTGAAAAGGGGGCTCCAGGTCGTTTCTAGCCTTAGGGCTTGAGGCAAGGAAGCCTTGGAATGCCATTGATGGTCACAAGGCTGAGACATCTCCAGGACCTTACGCTTCCCCAGGGCTGGTGTCCAAGCCAGGAGTGACCCAGCCGGGTTCTCCAGGCTCAGGCATGGCTACCACGTCTCTCTACTCTGTGCCCTCAGACCCTGGTCCCCATCTACTGCTGGGCCATTTTCTTTTGTATAGACTTAACTCTTTAATCTATGGCAAATTTAGTTGGTGTAAATGGTAATAGATAagcctctaattttattttatattttgaatagtCACTCGACTCAACATCatttaagaataaattattttccccTAACCTGATTTGAaataccaaaacagacacattcTAAATTCTTAACTATTGCAAACTTAAgtccatttttataatttattttcgtATCCATCTCTTTGTGTCTGTTTGTACCAATACCACATTATTTTGATCTCTTTAGTTTTATATAAGTTCAATTCGTGTTATGTcatcaccttttaaaaattcaacttcaTTGAGGTCTAATTTACATACACCATAAAGTGTGCTGTTCATGAATTTATACACCAAATAACAACCTTGGaattaatatatagaaatgccACTTTTCAGGTAATCCGCTCTCTTGCTTCCCAACTCCAAGCAACCACTGATGTGCTTTCTGATACTATAGGTTCATTTTACCTATTCTAGAATACATGGAATGACACAGTACATGTTCTTTTGTGCCTAGTGAGCTTCTAATATTCAGCGCcatgtttttaagattcatcctTTTTGGGGTACAGTTTGCTCTCTTTTATTGAGGAGTAGTATACTGTTATGTGGTGTAACACAATTTGCTTATCTAGCCTTTTGTGTATACAGTCTACTTGTttccattgtgaatagtgctgctagaAATAGTTACGTACAAGTCTTTGAGGGGGTATAGTTTTCATTCCTCTTAGGTAAATAGCTAGGATTTGAGTAGTTTGATCACATGGTAAGTGTATATTTAACtaaataagaaactgccaaactgtttccattttatggaatataaaatgatacatttattttacattcccaacagtaaTGTGTAAaagttccagtttcttcacattcttACCACCACTTTTTAACTTCTGCCATTCTCGTGGGTGTATAGATACCAtgctggttttaatttgcattttcttgatgactaatgatgttgagcatttcttttaTATGCATACTGccaatttgtatattttcatttaaggGTTTACATCTTTTCccattttaataactttattgTTATAATTAAAGTACAATTAGCTAATAGATTTAAAGTTTACAATTTGATCAATTTTCACATATGTACACACCTCCGAAACTATCACCATGGTCagaataacaaacatttatatcAATCCCCAAAATTTTCTCATTCAGTTTCATAATCCATCTTCCCTCCATTCCCATCCACAGACAACCATTGATCTGCTCTCTGTCACTCtagattattttacattttctagcattttatataaatggaatctaaAGTGTATGCTTTTGTATgatttctcttagcataatacTATTGAGATTAATCTATGCTGTTGCACgaatcaatagtttgttcctgtTTTGTTGAGCACTATTCCACTGCATGGATATATCCTTGTTGTTATTCTACTGTATGTAGTGTGCcactcttctcttgctgttttgaagatgtttttctttatcctttgtaAGTGGTAGTGGTAATAGATAAGGCTTTTAGCACTTTATAATGTGTCTAGGCATGGTTTTCACTGACCTTATCCTTTCTGGGGTTTACAGAGCCTCTTAAGTacattgatttacatttttcacCGTATTTAGGAAGCtttattttgtcaaatttttttttagccTATTTCTCCTCGCCTTCTGGGACACCAATGTCATGtatgttagatttttttaaatgtttttccacGGGTCCCTGAGGCTCTGCTCATTTGTTTCTTAaccttttctctgtgtctttccgATTGTGTAAATCATATGGATCTATCTTTAAGCTCACAGACTCTTTCATCTTGACTCACCATTCTGCTATTGAAATAATCcagtgaaaattttttttcagatttcgtatttttcagttctaacattttcatttggttattttttatagTTGCTATTTCTCTATTGAGAACTTCTGTTTATTCATgccaaatatgtttttcttaacCTCACAGAACATACTCATAATAGCATTTTGAAGTCTTTGATGATAATTCCAACACATGGCCCACCTTGGGGTTGACATTAGTTGTCTTTTCCCTTGAGAATTGTTCACATTTTTCTGGTCATTTGTATGCTGGGTAATTTTAGATTGTCCTAGACATTTTGAATATCATTTTGTGTAGACTTTGGGTCAGGTACATAATCCTCTGTATAGAGCTGATGTTTTAGCTTTATCAAGAAATCAATTTAGTTAGGTTTGAGCTGCAAGTTCTGTCTTGTCTTTAGTCTACAGTGGTGCAAATCTCAGTTCTCTAAGCCTTTGCTGTATTCATTTGGGTCTGTTTTTTGCATGCATTATTTAGCAATTCGGATAAAAAGATGTGTGCACATGGTTTAAATCTTAGTTGGGTTCTTTCTGGAAGCTTTTCTATTCTGGTTTAGGTCTATCCCACTCATGCATAACTCAGGAGTTAGGCTGAGACTTGTAGGCATTTATTCGCAGAATTAGAGGACTACTTTTCTGGCTACCTTCCTTCCTGGATGTCCTCATGCTTTGTTTCCTTCTAGGGTCTCTGTCCTGGTTCATTTGACCAGAAATACTGGATTTCTTCTAGAGTAGCCAACCTTTTGCCACCACTGCATTGCTGTTGTGTAATTAGAATGTGCCTTCTGGACAAagctgagagagaaagaaacagaaacggggtggggggggagagagagggggagagagagagagagagagagagagaggagagagagaacctGGGAAACTCTCCCCTGCATGGATCACTGTCTTAAGTCCAAGTAATTTTGCCTCTCCTCCacaatgtttttgtttactttttagagTTCTCAGGTAGGTAGTTTTTGCGTTTTGTGTAGAGTTTTTGGTATAGTAAGTGGAAAGAATGGGCCATAGTGAACTTAGGCTATCACGCTATGATCTTCATTTTGCCCACTTCTTATGAGATTGTTTGTCTTACTGTTGATTTGTAAGAGCTTTTTGTGTATGCTGGATACAAGTTGTTTGTGAGAAATAGGTATTGTGAATGTTTTCTCCCAGGTTGTgccttgactttttattttattaacaaagTCTTTCTaggaaatggaaattttaaattttgatggaatctattttttttatttgtgttttttgtatatctaagaaatctttgcctaccaTAAGATTGTGAACATTTCTTCCTACCTTATTTTTCAAGTTCTATAGCCTCAGCTTTCATATTTCAGCCTGTGATTCCATTTGAGTTCATTGATGCTATTTGAGTTTGGGAGCAAGATTTGTCTATATTTTCCATTTGGATAGCTATTGTGCCTCACTGGCtgaaaagacttttctttttctcatttacattggcatatttgtcaaaaatcagtaatATACATGTGGATTCATACCtggattctctgttctgttccattgatctctactcactgcctTATTGTGGATCAcagtttctcagccttggcactatTGAGACTTtgagccagataattctttgtttcgGGCCATTGTCCTGTGCACTGttggatgtttagcagcatctctggcctctacccactagatgccaatatCATACTGCTCTCCTCCCTCCAGGG comes from Symphalangus syndactylus isolate Jambi chromosome 11, NHGRI_mSymSyn1-v2.1_pri, whole genome shotgun sequence and encodes:
- the LOC129493378 gene encoding uncharacterized protein isoform X3 encodes the protein MSRCGATADPKTGCRKWRSLETMCQKNCDAESGAPTSPSLLEEDDPGPLSSQQQATSSRDKKPLSSLHLSHRAQVALEYLPFFCTYGCLLEEEGLVLQPETWLQEDSELLSGFFPYYRSEEESLPSLALPGWSHRGSQDLPTEKEAQAGSFCRTTVRDECSTLTGPWTGPSQAAAALGARCHWLGAQRLQEDCPVQAQLDHLLGERPGEGGFLIKERTAAAMIEPL
- the LOC129493378 gene encoding uncharacterized protein isoform X2; amino-acid sequence: MSRCGATADPKTGCRKWRSLETMCQKNCDAESGAPTSPSLLEEDDPGPLSSQQQATSSRDKKPLSSLHLSHRAQVALEYLPFFCTYGCLLEEEGLVLQPETWLQEDSELLSGFFPYYRSEEESLPSLALPGWSHRGSQDLPTEKEAQAGSFCRTTVRDECSGPWSLCPRICAYYRTPEEGLHTSPGPPASPSGIQGPSGSAQGWCSHTTGKPELTAAEATGEQAPSTHRPSRDEA
- the LOC129493378 gene encoding uncharacterized protein isoform X1; translation: MSRCGATADPKTGCRKWRSLETMCQKNCDAESGAPTSPSLLEEDDPGPLSSQQQATSSRDKKPLSSLHLSHRAQVALEYLPFFCTYGCLLEEEGLVLQPETWLQEDSELLSGFFPYYRSEEESLPSLALPGWSHRGSQDLPTEKEAQAGSFCRTTVRDECSGPWSLCPRICAYYRTPEEGLHTSPGPPASPSGIQGPSGSAQGWCSHTTGKPELTAAEATGEQAPSTHRPSRDEGDSGEAHRA